The Scylla paramamosain isolate STU-SP2022 unplaced genomic scaffold, ASM3559412v1 Contig31, whole genome shotgun sequence genome contains a region encoding:
- the LOC135097787 gene encoding very-long-chain 3-oxoacyl-CoA reductase-B-like, with amino-acid sequence MMWEAVGKAAVAVVAARVLWSVIKGIYGCFFASLLGLNVNLKKLGDWAVVTGATDGIGKAYVFELARRGFNIVLISRTPYKLQNVAAEVSTKYKTETRIIDVDFTKTDIYERLERELRDLDIGVLVNNVGMSYDFPEYFLQLEGCARMCENLINCNIRSLTEMTRIVLPGMIERGRGLVLNLSSLSSTIPAPFLAVYGASKSYVRSFSESICEEVAERGVTVQCLVPGFVVSNMSRIRRPTLMVPSATAYVRASLRTAGVEKQTAGYFMHKIQTYFIEVARSYLPGCFLTYIVVKQLKGFRARAHKKKMAAKSD; translated from the exons ATGATGTGGGAGGCTGTGGGGAAGGCTGCTGTGGCTGTGGTCGCCGCCAGGGTGCTGTGGTCAGTAATTAAAGGGATATATGGATGTTTTTTCGCATCTCTTCTCGGTCTAAATGTGAACTTGAAGAAATTAGGAGACTGGgcag ttgtGACGGGAGCGACAGATGGAATTGGTAAAGCTTATGTCtttgag ctggccAGGCGAGGCTTCAACATTGTGTTGATCAGCAGGACTCCCTACAAACTTCAAAATGTTGCAGCTGAAGTca GCACCAAGTACAAGACAGAGACTCGTATAATTGATGTCGACTTCACGAAAACAGACATTTACGAGAGGCTGGAACGAGAATTACGTGACCTGGACATCGGCGTGCTCGTAAACAATGTTGGAATGAGCTATGATTTTCCCGAGTACTTCCTGCAGCTGGAGGGGTGTGCcag AATGTGCGAAAACCTCATTAACTGCAACATTCGCTCGCTGACGGAAATGACGAGGATTGTTTTGCCAGgaatgatagagagagggagaggtcttGTGCTgaacctctcctctctctcttctaccatTCCTGCCCCATTCCTGGCTGTGTATGGGGCGTCTAAG TCGTACGTGCGCAGCTTCAGCGAGAGCATCTGCGAGGAGGTGGCCGAACGAGGCGTAACTGTTCAGTGCCTCGTTCCTGGATTTGTCGTATCGAACATGTCAAGAATCCGTAGGCCTACCCTAATGGTTCCCTCAGCCACTGCATACGTCCGGGCCTCCCTCCGCACAGCTGGGGTGGAGAAACAAACAGCTGGTTATTTCATGCATAAGATTCAG aCGTACTTCATTGAGGTAGCCCGCAGTTACTTGCCAGGCTGCTTCCTCACCTACATTGTGGTTAAACAGCTGAAAGGATTCCGAGCAAGGgcacacaagaagaaaatggCCGCCAAGagtgactaa